The following is a genomic window from Malus sylvestris chromosome 12, drMalSylv7.2, whole genome shotgun sequence.
ATCTCAACAAATTCGGAGGACCACCTTCGCTCCTTGCTCGAACCTCTTGCTAAATCCCAGCTGGTCGATCTCCTCGCCAAACTGTGCGTTaaccattttaatttttgaattgtcTGAATTGGGTTTTCATTAATTTCCGTGAATTTCCCAAATTTTACCCCTTTCCTGTTGATTTTTGAATAATGGGTTCTTGAATTTGAATCTTGAACTCCATTTTGCGTGTGAGAATGCTTTGTATGGAGTACAATGGAGGTTCCCTGAGGGAATTGTGTGGCTGTGATTGACTCTGCATGTGGTGTTTGATTGCATGTTATATAGAGGTTCCCAATATCCTTCAATTGCAGAAGAAATTAAGGGTGTTGCTAGTGCAGATCCTGTTCATAGAAAGCTTTTCGTTCGTGGGTTGGCCTGGAACACTTCTTCCGAAACCTTGCGTGCTGTGAGTGCATTGCCTGTTGTGTTTCGCATGTCATGTTTGTCTCATAATCGCATATGGTATTGACTTAGAGATACCCAATTCGTAAAACGATTATGTAAATGTATAATGAGCACGAACCGTTGTTGCATTGTGCTGAACATTCATTGAAAGGCCATGTTTGTTGTTGTTCAGGCATTTAGTGAGCATGGAGAGATTGAGGAAGGGGCTGTCATCTATGAAAAAGCAAGTGGGAAATCGCGTGGCTATGGTTTTATTACTTACAAGCACATGGAATCTACTCAGTGTGCGCTCAGAGCACCTAGCAAGTTGATTGATGTAAGCATGTTACACATTGGAAGTCTAATTTCGTTTCTTCATTGAGTTCTTCTGTCCGTGAATAGTGAATATAAAGTAGAGTCTTGATCAGTTCAGTAGGCACGTTGACCGCATATTTTCTTGGTGTGTATGGTAGATAGAGAGTATTATACACCAATAACAAACGAGAGATGGCTAGGAGACATCTTTAAATGGGAGagctttctataaaaaaaaaggaaaaataaactgGAAAACGTCATAGTTTCAGAAAAACAAATGTACAAGTGTTCTAACATATCAAGTTATACATATATAAGAGTGTTTATGCATTTCAATAATGACACATACCATATGTTAAGTCATTTAACGGAACCTACCAGTGAATATGATAAAGTTTAGTTTGTGTAAGTATTATACAGGTTGATTACCAACTAACAACAATTTCTGGTTGGCCTGTTGCTATGCCCCTGCTTTGCTGTCTTATTTGTTTAGTCTAGCTTGCATCTTCTAGCTAAACCAGTGGACTACTTGTCCcctgtttattttgttttttccaaTGAAATTTTGTTTCCTATAAAAGTAGAAATAAAATTAGGCATTGCCTATATTACTCTGTGTCAACAACTAGAAGCAACGCATTTTACTTCAGATTGGTACTTCTTAATTTACGTTTATCTAGCCATCACTTACCCTTCAAGGGACAATCTGAAGTTAGATATATGAGATAAGCATTACATCGACCCTTTTTTCGTTTCCAGGAAAAATACACAAGTTATCGTACCCAGTTactactttttaattttattagttcTTGTTTCGTCTTGTTTCATGACTGCTTTTGTGAACTCGAGCATTGCTAAAAAAATTTATTGGGGGTGGGCCAAGGCTAAGTTGAGAACTGAGTGGGATGTGAGTTGAGCACTGAGTGGTGGGATGGGTGATGGCCCTATTTGGGGTTAAGTGCTGCTCATTTGGATATGTCAAATGTATGTAAATTTAGTTTTTAACATGTAATTTATCGTTATTTAAAGAAAGAATTGGCTGGATATAGTCTACTAGGCCTAGCTAGTCCAACTAATAGTTGTGCTTCTTGTTGTACCATAAGGGTTTTGTTTTCACTTCTATATTCTTCCAGTtaaaatgtctttttttttcttctagggTCGCCTTGCTGTTTGTAATCTAGCAGCTGAGGGGTTAAGTGGGACACCTGCTACACTTGATCTTACCCAGAGGAAACTCTACATTGGGGGCTTGTCTCCAAATGTCACAAGTGAGATGCTTCTTCACTTTTTTGGCAGGCATGGTGATATAGAAGAAGGTTCAGTTGCATATGATAAAGATACAAATGAGTCACGGTATAATTAAATTTGCCTTTTACATTATGTCGAAAAACTTACACATTTTGTCCTTTCAACAATACTTTTTTTGCAAACTGTGCAAATGttattgtgtttttcttttctttgtagtGGGTTTGGCTTTGTTACATACAGGGCAGTGGAGGCTGCAAAGAAGGCTATAGATGATCCACAAAAGACCCTTGGGGTTAGTGATAAGCCTTATGCGTGTTTACTTTTGTTTCCTAAATGCATGACCCTATGATTATACAGGTCCCGAACGAGCTTATGCCCagaatattttcttttgttggactTGCAAAATATCTTGTGCCAAAATAGTTTTCTTTGATTATAACGGTCCTGAATTTAAACTTGATGTACTTTCTTTTCTTAACATGgtgtttctcttttttcttttatcagTTACACCATATCCAGTATGGTACTTGTTACTCTTGAAGAACCATTTTAGATTGTGTTACCTGTTGTGCCCCCATCATGAGGAGAAATTGTTGGAATGGTTCTGGAAGTAACAACCACATGGTGTAGGGTTGGGGCTCCAGCCCGAACACGTACCTTCATAGTTTCATGGGAATAAACATCTAAATAGCCTTTGGAGTTTGAGTGTTTCTTTACGAGTTCTAAACTAATGGTAACATAATCAAATATGTGAAGAAAATAGGAAGGAAATGGGTGTTAGTTGGTAGGAGCAGATTGGACACTCCTGTAGTTCAATTTGTCTCGATTTAACACTGATAATGTTTTAGTTGTAATGTCTTGCCTATAAGTTTATTGGTTCCTATGCGTAGCATACCTTATccaggtttttttatttactgtTTTCATCTTTAATAAGAAATCTGATTGATCAGATTCAGTTGTTGTTAGCTTAGTTCAATACTTTCAATGTATTTTCTATTGTGGTTATATTAGAAAGTTCTGAGATCATGACACACAAAAGATTTCTAATCGTTCACAATTATAAGCCCGGGGAAGCAATCATCTAAATTATTGTATGGTGGTTGCAGGGGAGAAATATCATTGTGAAGCTTGCTGATTCACACAAGGGTCGAACAGTACAAACACAGCTACCCCCGGCAATGGTTCCAATGGCCTTACCTCTAGTGCCGCCTGGATATCCCCAGCCTGGAAAAGCACATGCTGGCACCCCCCCTGTCGGTTACAGCTATCCTCAAACCATAGCAGCATACCCTGATTCTTCTTACCCAGGTCCTCAACCTCCATACCCGGCACAGTCACAAATTCCCTATCCATATTATATTGGCAAACAATGATTTACGACTGTTTTCAGAATATGGTAACATTCAAGTCCGCTTTCCTTTCATTTCCGATACAATTTCATTACAAATACCGCAGTTGTGATTACATTTCTTATTCGTGGGACATCATTTGTTTTGCAGGCATCTAATCTAGTTTTGCACTTCTGGATATTGTGCAGTGAGATTGTGTTTCGGGAATCAACAGTGTAGAAGCCATGGTTCTGTAGTGGTGGTGTCTTACTAGAAATGTTGCTTCTTCTTGTAGTATGTAGTTGAAAACCTTTCATTTTTCAACTAGAATTGTTGCTTCTTGCATGGTTTTTACATGTGTCGATGGAAATCAAAATTATATAATGAAATTTAATCGTaatagaaattaaaatttttataagTTAATTAAAGGGAAGATATTTCTAAATCAAAAGTCGGGTTTTTTTAATTCTCTCATTGTTTTTCAGCTTCTCAACAATTAAACATCGACACAACCTTCAAATGAATTTATGAAAGTCAGAAGTATTGAATCAGGATTTCGATCAAGTCTTTAAAGAGTTTATAAAAGTTTCATGTATatttaattagggtttgatTTTAATAGGATTTTGACAGATTTTTTAGGACTTGTAGAAtcttttctttgaaattttgaaagaaTTCGCCTAAATTCATAgagtttaaaatttataaatatatcaatcatataaaaaaaaactttttattcaaaatactTATTAAAATTGGCATAACTTCTTATTTGGTCCTTAATAATGAAAAACGATAGAAGTGATCCCTGAATTTCTCATGTTCTCTTGTatatcattttggttattctaTGAAAAATCTTTTAATATCTTCGTTAAATTGTCAAATGAATGATCATGTAGGCACCTTTTAAAAGATATTTTCTCAAACCAACTCCTTCATTTAACGAGGACAATGATAAATTTTCACAGAATAGCAAAAATGATTTACATGGACAAACTCAgagaccatttttttttttatcaaatttcattttcgggactaaagtgaggagttatgtcaatcttatgaaccattttgactaaaaataaaaaagaaatataaatgtgTAACCAAATGCATCATACTAttagtgtttaaaatatcggtatcggtggaaatatcgataggcaaatttgtgaaaatatcaATGGATATATCGTATATCGATATCGATTGCATTTGATGGAAATGATGGAAATTTactaaaaacatggaaattaaaattattttttatggaaTGTCATATaaagccacaacacacatatGAATCAAGAATTAATGATTAGATACTGTATAAACAATAAGTATGTGAtatgtgagaaaaaaaaaacttccttataatgacaagtaataaaataaagcatttcactagaaagaataaattatacataatttaattgaaattttcGTCATGAAACAGCACAAGTTTTATTGAAGTAAACTAAAATTATagagaaagaaattaaaaaataaagaaagcatAGGTTATGGATATTTCTTGCAAACTTTTTGCAAATTGTCCGCAAACACTAGATATTTTctgaaaatatcaaaaatattgAGGAAATTGATTGATTTCCAGAAATACCGTGGATATGGGGTGAAGTTTAGACTTTACCCCCTCTTTCCATATCGTTTCCTGAATTTTTGGATTTTCGAGCATATCCAGAATATTTCAAACATTGCATACTATTCACAAGATAGGGATCAAATTGTTATTAATCTTAAATTTCATGGGTGGAAGGTGTAATTAACCTCAAACTCAACGCCTTCTCATACAGGGTTTTCCTTGTTCTGCATTTGGATGACATCCAAAGTTCAAACACCATTCCCGGCGGCGATTCAACAGAACTGAATTGGGATTACAGTTTGAATGAAGCCACTCATCAGCTTCAGTGCAGCAAACTCTGCAGCCGAAGCTCGCAAGGTAACCCTTTCGTTCCGAAAGACTTGATATTTCCATTTCATTCAGCAGAAAGTCTTGGCATTTGAGCTTCTGTAGTAATCACTAGGCTTGGAATCTCATCAAACTGGTGATGACCCATTTGAAAAAATTCAGAACAGTATCCGTTCTCAAATGGGTTTCTTCCAATTTTGATGAAAACCACCTTAGATCAACAACCCCACTTCACCCAATTGGGTATTACTTTTTCCTCAATGTTCAAAACCCTAGATTTTACAGCACCAAAAGGGCTCCTCGTGTGACCGAAAGTCGCGAAAACCTGGATAAAACTTTGAATGGCAATGGAAAACAGTTAAGAGAAGCGCAAGCTGCATTGCTGGATTACTTATATTATACTAGAAGCTTACAGTTTGGGGATGCTGAGAATATGAGTAAAAACTCCCCACATTTTCTGAGGAAGCTTTTGAACTGCGTTGATAATGAAACGGAAGTTGGGCCTTCAATTGCCCGGTTCTTGCGTTACCACCCTATCAATGAGTTTGAACCTTTCTTTGAGAGCTTGGGCTTGAAGCCTTCCGAGTATGTTTCTTATCTTCCGCGGAATTTGATGTTCTTGACTGATGATGGTTTGTTGCTTCATAATTACACGGTTCTGTGGCGTTATGGGATTGCACGCAATAAGATCGGAAAGATATATAGAGAAGCTGCAGAAGTCTTTCGATATGATTTTGAGGTTTTGGAATCGAAACTTCAGGCTTATGAAGAACTAGGTATCAGCCAATCTGCTTTGATTAAGTTCATTGTTGCTAGTCCTTATCTTTTAATTGGGGATGTGAATGCGGCATTTGTTGAGGtattggaaagattgaagagtTCTGGATTTGAAACCAGTTGGATTGTGGAGAATTTATTGGAAGACCATTCTTATAACTGGAGTCGGATGCTTGAAGTTCTACATTTGTTTAGTGAGATGGGTTGCAGCAATGAGCAATTGGGTCAACTAATTGGTGGGCACCCAGATATTTTATTTGAGGCTTCAGGGGAAACAACATTTTCACTAATTGGGTTCTTACTGAAATTTGGATCCACAATGAGCGAGATATATTCAGTGTTTCTACGGTTTCCAGAAATTCAAGTTATGAAATTTTTCTTGAATTTGAGAAAATGCATTTTGGTCTTTAATGAGATTGAGATGGAGGCTGCAGAGATTGGGAAGATTATCCGTTCTCATCCCCTGTTACTGGGCTCATGTGCTATGAAAAAAACTAACAGCTTACTTGCTTACTTGAAAGTCGGAAAGAAGCGCCTGTCGAGGTACATACAGGAGAATCCAGAAGAATTAAAGAATTGGGTTTTGGGTAGAAGAGTTGAGCCACTTCCAAATGTCAGAGGGTACAATGCTCAGAAGACTCAGTTCTTGTTAGGCATAGGTTTTGTAGAGAACTCAGATAAAATGAAGAACGCACTAAAGGTATTTCGAGGAAAAGGAACGGAGCTCAAAGAAAGATTCGATTGCATTGTCAATGCTGGTTTGACAAGCGAGGATGTCTGTGAAATGATTAAGGTATCCCCGCAAATACTTAACCAGAGAAAGGATGTGTTAgaaatgaagattgattttctTGTAAATCATTTGGGTTATCCTGTATCATCTCTGGTGGACTTTCCGTCTTTTCTTGCCTACAGAATTGAAAGGGTCAATCTTAGGGTATCGATGTACAATTGGCTCAAAGGTCAAGGAACAGCAGACTCTAAGCTTGCCTTGGGCACCATTATTGCAATGTCAGATGCTAAGTTTTTAAGGGTATATGTAAATCCTCATCCTACTGGTCCGAAAGTATGGGAAGATTTCAAGAGTAAAATTTATTCCTCATAATAAAATAGTCTTTTCTTCTACTATTAAGGTTCTGGAATCTGCATTGCTTCGCGATCCCAACTCAGCACTAAGGTACTAACATACTAGTTCCTTTATCTTTTACATGTGAGATTTTCATTGAGCATTAACAGTACTCAGGTTATATGCTTTTTTGTATTAGTCATCCGTGTTTTAAGTGTAATGCAAAATGTTTTAAAGCTGCATCGGACCAAAACCAATTTGGAAAGGGTAGAGCTCCAACGATTTTATGTATATCTAAGGCAAGGTCGTGGATAAATTGTTATTGGGGTGCAATGTTAAACCGGTAGTAGGTTACAGAAAACTGATTGGCAGTATTTATACATGTTCTGTTTAGATGACATGTGAGaatataaaattgaatccaTCATGTCTGCACTTTGCAGTGATGGAATGGTTTATAATATCATCTTCAGTATAATGGTATTCTTCTTTTCGATTTGGTTGAGTTTTGACTATCAATTTATCTCcgaagaagaagacgacgacGAAGATGACTGATTCCTCCTCACTGCTttcgtcttcttctttttcgaTATTAATTGAATCCATCATGTCTGCACCTTGCGGCAACGAAATGGTTTATAATATCATCTGTGGTATAATGGTATTCGTCTTTTCGTTTTGGTTAAGTTTTGAGTATCCAGTTTctccgaagaagaagaagaagacgacgaTGAAGACTGATACATCACTGCTTTCATACTCTTGTTGTAACAGAGGATGGAGGACGTACTCCCCTACATTATGTAATATGTACAACCAAATTGTTCTGCTACTTCACGATCAAACTGGAACAATTGAACTAAAGAAGACCAAGTCACAACAAACaattaaacaattaaacaatTATGCATAGATCGTCatgatttaaacaaaaaaaacaaattaaactaaTAATATGACGTAGTGGTATAATTCTTCATTTGTAAACGAAAGATTTCATATTCAACTCAGATAAACGGCGAGAAAAATTGGTCTTTTCCAAGAAATGACGTCAAGACAATTTTTTGACTCTCCTCTATAATCTTGTGTTCGATAAATCaagtatttttgttaaattcttAAGCCAAAAATTTAGGATTCTCAAGATCCAAATAGATGTTATTTTTTAGTACAATACAAAGCGATAATCTACACTAGCTTACACTAAATAGGGGGGAGTTTGAACTCAGGACAGTTGATGATAAAAACTCTAACCACCAAGACAATTTATCACTTGCCAAATCAATGTCATACACAAGCACAAGATCAACACCAAAAGACTAACAGGTGATCATGTtccctaaatgttgaaaatcatgaAGGTTCAACAATAAAATGACATTATTTTCTTACCCAAAAACACCTGAATTATATAGCTAGACCATTTGATGAGAAAAACTTACGCAAGTTTGGAAAGACGAGATCCAAAAAGTTCTTCTTCCTTAGTTATATGACATTATTTTCATACAGTAggcaaaatttaaccgttgatgcATTGTGAGTCTCACATGCATCAACGGTCAGAAATTTATACAATTCAGCATAAAATATCTTTTATCCCAAGTTACACACTCTCATACATTATAAACTTAAAGAACAATTATTAATGACTAACATGTGTgacaagaaaaatatatatatatatatttttttatcatcatataatataacaaaataaaactcTCAAGCAAATGTGCTTATGCAAGTGTGACCATTAAAGAGATGGCAACTCTGAGCACCCCACTCATCTCTCTGCCACGTCACCCAAACCCTTCATCCCCCACAACGGTCAATAACGACCTTCGCTCCTCAAGCCACACAGCAGTTATACCACAAATTGAGCAATGCACCAACATAGGTCAGCTGAAGCAAGTCCATGCCCAGATGCTCCGTACAGGCCTATTCTTCGACCCCTACTCGACCAGCAAGCTCATCAGCGCCTGCGCTCTCTCCTCGTTCTCGAGCATCGACTATGCTCGCCAAATGTTCGATCAAATTCCCCAGCCAAATCTCTACACTTGGAACACCCTCATTCGGGCTTACGCGTCGAGCGCAGACCCAGTTGAGAGCATCCTCGTATTTCTGGACATGCTTTATGGGTGTTCGGAGTGTCCTAATAAGTATACTTACCCTTTTGTGATTAAGGCGGCTTCGGAGCTACGAGCTTTGCATACTGGAGGAGCTATTCATGGAATGGCGATAAAGTCTTCACTTGGTTCGGATATTTACATTCTTAATTCGCTTGTGCATTTTTATGGAACGTGCGGGGATTTGGGTTTGGCGCGTAGGGTTTTTGGGAAGACTCCTAAGAAAGATGTTGTGTCTTGGAATTCTATCATCACGGTTTTTGCGCAGGGGAATTGTCCTGAGGAGGCGTTGGAGTTGTTTAAGGAAATGGAGGCGGAGAATGTGGAACCCAATGATGTGACAATGGTTGGCGTGTTGTCGGCTTGTGGGCAGAAGGTGGATTTGGAGTTTGGGAGGTGGGTTTGTCTGTATATTGCAAGGAACAGAATTACTGAGAATTTGACTTTGAATAATGCTGTGCTTGATATGTATGTGAAATGCGGGAGCGTTGAAGAGGCGAAAATATTGTTTGATAGGATGCCAGAGAAGGATATTGTCTCATGGACTACTATGCTTGATGGGTATGCTCAGTCGAGGAATTATGATAAGGCTTGGCGGATTTTTGATGCGATGCCTAGTCAAGATATTGCTGCATGGAATGTACTCATCTCTTCTTATGAACAAAGTGGTAAGCCGAAGGAGGCTTTGGCTGTTTTCAATGAGTTGCAGAAAAGCAAGAGTCCGAAACCTGATGGAGTCACTCTAGTTAGTACTCTAGCAGCCTGTTCTCAACTGGGAGCGATTGAACTTGGTGGGCAGATACATGTTTACATGAAGAAGCAGGGAATTAAGATGAATAGTCACCTCACAACATCACTTATTGACATGTATGCAAAGTGTGGGGATCTGGATAAGGCACTTGAGGTATTTAATTCGGTTGAGAGGAGAGATGTGTTCGTTTGGAGTGCCATGATTTCTGGTTTTGCGATGCATGGGCGAGGGAGGGATGCACTGGATATTTTCTCAAAAATGCTAGAAGCTAAGGTGAACCCAAATGCTGTGACATTTACCAACCTCTTATGCGCTTGTAGCCACGCAGGTTTGGTGGACAAGGGTAAAATGTTTTTCTATCAAATGGAGCCAGTTTACAGCGTTGTGCCTGGAGTAAAGCACTATGCCTGCATGGTCAATATTCTTGGTCGTTCAGGCAATCTGGAGGAAGCCGTAGAACTGATAGAGAAAATGAAAACACCTCCTACTGCTTCTGTATGGGGTGCTCTTCTTGCGGCCTGTGGACTTCAtggcagttttgagcttgctgAAAAGGCTTGTAGCCATATGCTTGAGCTGGATCCCAGAAACCATGGACACTATGTTCTCTTATCAAATATATATGCTAAAACAGGGAAATGGGAAGAAGTGTCCGGGTTAAGGAAGCTTGTGCGAGATTTGGGAATAAAGAAAGAACGAGGCTGTAGCTCAATTGAAGCCAATGGTAGTGTTCATGAATTTCTTGTTGGTGATAACTTTCACCCTCTGTGCAAAGAAATCTATTCAAAGTTGGATGAGATAGCAGGGAGATTGAAGTTGGTGGGGTATGTGCCAAACAAGTCACATCTACTACATTTTTGGGAGGAAGAAGACATGAAGGATCATGCCCTAATCCTTCACAGTGAGAAGTTAGCGATCGCCTTTGGGCTTATTAGCTTGAGTCCTTCTCAACCAATTCAGGTTGTGAAGAATCTTTGTGTTTGTGGAGACTGCCACACAGTTGCTAAGCTCATATCGAAGCTTTATGGTAGGGTGATATTGCTGAGAGATCGATATCGATTTCATCATTTCAGAGATGGGCACTGCTCATGTAATGACTACTGGTGAAAatgtaaggtttttttttttgggggggggggggggaagaaaaaTGTAAGGTTTTTGCTAAACGCTAAACCCCATAACCCCACAAAATGATCTAAATCGTTTAGTCTGTGGCTCTATTATTTGTATAGACCTAGCAACGTATTGTAATTCGTATAATCACAGAACCATCATATAAGTAGAAGTGTCATTTTGTTGACCCTCCGCTCTATTAACAATTTCCCCCTTATGTGCTTATTAACTTattatttttcaactattgaagaTTTCAAACAATAGTGTTATAGCAAAACATAAGAATAGATATCAAACTAGTTAGCTATGACTGCATCACTAGGGCATTGCAAATTTTACCTTGACATTCATTGTGGAAGGATAAAACTCATAAACTATCCTCATTGCTCTGAAAACTTATCTCCTCATTTCGACATCTGTCTAGCTTGGGTTTCAGTGTTGTTTGTGGTTGTGGCAATTTTCCCAGAGTCTCTTTGATTAGGTTTTGCTGCAGGAGGATAACTTTTTGAGATACTGAAACTTTGAATGACTTTCAGCTATTATCAGGTAAAAATACTTTCCAACTATTTCCTTTTTATTATTGAAACTGTTGGCCTTTAATTGCCAAAATAAATTGAAGAGTTCCTAATAAAACTGATATTAAACTTTTGAAGGGTGAATACTTCTTCAGATTCCTTGTGTGCATTGCTCGTTGTGTTTTGTATGTCATGCTTGTCTCACAATCGCATACCAAATTGATTCAAGAAACCCAATTCGTCAAACAAGTATTTGGCCACGAAGCCTTGTTGTATTGCACTCAGCATTCATTGTGTGCATTCCTCATTTTGCAATGATATTACCAGAGTCGTTTTAGTTAGGTTTTTCTGCATGAGGTTAACTATAGAGGTAAAGT
Proteins encoded in this region:
- the LOC126591846 gene encoding UBP1-associated protein 2A-like isoform X1, with amino-acid sequence MDVKKRKLEDASGNDDDISTNSEDHLRSLLEPLAKSQLVDLLAKLGSQYPSIAEEIKGVASADPVHRKLFVRGLAWNTSSETLRAAFSEHGEIEEGAVIYEKASGKSRGYGFITYKHMESTQCALRAPSKLIDGRLAVCNLAAEGLSGTPATLDLTQRKLYIGGLSPNVTSEMLLHFFGRHGDIEEGSVAYDKDTNESRGFGFVTYRAVEAAKKAIDDPQKTLGGRNIIVKLADSHKGRTVQTQLPPAMVPMALPLVPPGYPQPGKAHAGTPPVGYSYPQTIAAYPDSSYPGPQPPYPAQSQIPYPYYIGKQ
- the LOC126591846 gene encoding UBP1-associated protein 2C-like isoform X2 → MLRATMTISQQIRRTTFAPCSNLLLNPSWSISSPNYPVHRKLFVRGLAWNTSSETLRAAFSEHGEIEEGAVIYEKASGKSRGYGFITYKHMESTQCALRAPSKLIDGRLAVCNLAAEGLSGTPATLDLTQRKLYIGGLSPNVTSEMLLHFFGRHGDIEEGSVAYDKDTNESRGFGFVTYRAVEAAKKAIDDPQKTLGGRNIIVKLADSHKGRTVQTQLPPAMVPMALPLVPPGYPQPGKAHAGTPPVGYSYPQTIAAYPDSSYPGPQPPYPAQSQIPYPYYIGKQ
- the LOC126594565 gene encoding transcription termination factor MTEF18, mitochondrial-like, with product MTHLKKFRTVSVLKWVSSNFDENHLRSTTPLHPIGYYFFLNVQNPRFYSTKRAPRVTESRENLDKTLNGNGKQLREAQAALLDYLYYTRSLQFGDAENMSKNSPHFLRKLLNCVDNETEVGPSIARFLRYHPINEFEPFFESLGLKPSEYVSYLPRNLMFLTDDGLLLHNYTVLWRYGIARNKIGKIYREAAEVFRYDFEVLESKLQAYEELGISQSALIKFIVASPYLLIGDVNAAFVEVLERLKSSGFETSWIVENLLEDHSYNWSRMLEVLHLFSEMGCSNEQLGQLIGGHPDILFEASGETTFSLIGFLLKFGSTMSEIYSVFLRFPEIQVMKFFLNLRKCILVFNEIEMEAAEIGKIIRSHPLLLGSCAMKKTNSLLAYLKVGKKRLSRYIQENPEELKNWVLGRRVEPLPNVRGYNAQKTQFLLGIGFVENSDKMKNALKVFRGKGTELKERFDCIVNAGLTSEDVCEMIKVSPQILNQRKDVLEMKIDFLVNHLGYPVSSLVDFPSFLAYRIERVNLRVSMYNWLKGQGTADSKLALGTIIAMSDAKFLRVYVNPHPTGPKVWEDFKSKIYSS
- the LOC126591830 gene encoding pentatricopeptide repeat-containing protein At2g29760, chloroplastic-like codes for the protein MATLSTPLISLPRHPNPSSPTTVNNDLRSSSHTAVIPQIEQCTNIGQLKQVHAQMLRTGLFFDPYSTSKLISACALSSFSSIDYARQMFDQIPQPNLYTWNTLIRAYASSADPVESILVFLDMLYGCSECPNKYTYPFVIKAASELRALHTGGAIHGMAIKSSLGSDIYILNSLVHFYGTCGDLGLARRVFGKTPKKDVVSWNSIITVFAQGNCPEEALELFKEMEAENVEPNDVTMVGVLSACGQKVDLEFGRWVCLYIARNRITENLTLNNAVLDMYVKCGSVEEAKILFDRMPEKDIVSWTTMLDGYAQSRNYDKAWRIFDAMPSQDIAAWNVLISSYEQSGKPKEALAVFNELQKSKSPKPDGVTLVSTLAACSQLGAIELGGQIHVYMKKQGIKMNSHLTTSLIDMYAKCGDLDKALEVFNSVERRDVFVWSAMISGFAMHGRGRDALDIFSKMLEAKVNPNAVTFTNLLCACSHAGLVDKGKMFFYQMEPVYSVVPGVKHYACMVNILGRSGNLEEAVELIEKMKTPPTASVWGALLAACGLHGSFELAEKACSHMLELDPRNHGHYVLLSNIYAKTGKWEEVSGLRKLVRDLGIKKERGCSSIEANGSVHEFLVGDNFHPLCKEIYSKLDEIAGRLKLVGYVPNKSHLLHFWEEEDMKDHALILHSEKLAIAFGLISLSPSQPIQVVKNLCVCGDCHTVAKLISKLYGRVILLRDRYRFHHFRDGHCSCNDYW